A single Argentina anserina chromosome 7, drPotAnse1.1, whole genome shotgun sequence DNA region contains:
- the LOC126802523 gene encoding somatic embryogenesis receptor kinase 2: MLTPKMAITVLLFTLLLFFTNPPHVYGNTELRALIDIKALLDPQSLYLSSWTVHGDPCDRSFEGVACNEAGRVSNISLQGKGLSGKLSPAIGGLKDLTGIYMHYNSLKGEIPREIANLTKLSDLYLNVNNLSGEIPPEIGNMGSLEVMQLCYNQLTGSIPTQLGSLKNLSVLALQSNQLTGAIPASLGNLDMLMRLDLSYNNLFGSIPMKVADAPLLEVLDIRNNTLSGNVPLALKRLNDGFSYENNLGLCGAGFMSLTACNTSSSLNGSRPEAFGTTGPTRAIPETANVQLPCNQSRCSNMSKSHQASVAVVVGIVVLTVALSAIGILLFTQHRRRKQKLGSSFDVSDARHSVDEAKAKVVAHRKYGSPLMSLEYSNGWDPLADGRNLSAFAQDVFHSFKFNLEEVETATQYFSEVNLLGKSKFSATYKGILRDGTIVAVKCIGKTCCKTEETEFLKGLNMLTSLRHENLVKMRGFCCSRGRGECFLIYEYVPNGSLLRYLDIKEGDSNVLEWSTRVSIVKGIAKGLSYLHGYKPNKPALVHQNISAEKVLIDQRFNPLLSNSGLHKLLTNDVVFSALKASAAMGYLAPEYTTTGRFTEKSDVYAFGVLVFQILSGKLKVTNVMRLGAESGRFEDYIDQNLNGRFFEYEASKLGKTALLCTHESPIERPSMGEVVQELSNCSSCV; this comes from the exons ATGCTCACCCCAAAAATGGCCATCACAGTTTTACTTTTCACATTGCTGTTGTTCTTCACGAACCCACCTCATGTTTATGGAAACACAGAGCTGAGAGCCCTCATCGACATCAAGGCTCTCTTGGACCCGCAAAGTCTGTACCTTTCTTCATGGACTGTCCATGGAGACCCGTGCGACAGGTCGTTTGAAGGTGTAGCGTGCAATGAAGCGGGTCGGGTTTCGAATATTTCATTGCAAGGTAAGGGGCTCTCTGGGAAGTTGTCTCCTGCCATTGGAGGGCTCAAGGATTTGACTGGAATTTACATGCATTATAACTCTTTGAAGGGGGAGATACCTAGAGAGATTGCCAACTTGACTAAACTCAGTGACTTGTATTTGAATGTCAATAATCTCAGTGGAGAGATTCCTCCCGAGATCGGAAACATGGGCAGCTTGGAAG TTATGCAGCTTTGCTATAATCAGCTTACTGGAAGCATACCAACGCAGCTGGGATCTTTGAAGAACCTTAGTGTTCTTGCTCTGCAGTCCAACCAGTTAACTGGTGCAATTCCTGCAAGTTTAGGAAACTTGGACATGCTAATGAGACTGGATTTGAGCTACAACAACCTCTTTGGTTCTATTCCCATGAAAGTAGCTGATGCCCCTTTGCTGGAAGTTCTAGACATTAGGAATAATACCCTCTCTGGAAATGTACCTCTTG CTCTCAAGAGACTGAATGATGGATTCTCTTATGAAAACAATCTGGGATTATGTGGAGCCGGATTTATGTCCTTAACAGCCTGCAATACTTCAAGTAGTCTTAATGGCAGTAGACCTGAAGCGTTTGGAACCACAGGGCCAACACGAGCTATCCCGGAAACTGCAAATGTTCAGTTGCCTTGCAACCAATCTCGGTGCTCGAATATGTCAAAATCTCATCAAGCATctgttgctgttgttgttggaATTGTTGTACTGACAGTTGCATTATCGGCTATAGGAATTCTACTCTTCACACAGCATCGTCGCCGGAAACAGAAGCTTGGTTCCTCATTTGATGTTTCTGATGCCCGTCATAGTGTTGATGAGGCCAAGGCTAAGGTAGTAGCTCACAGGAAATATGGCTCTCCCCTAATGAGCCTTGAGTACTCCAATGGGTGGGATCCTTTAGCTGATGGGAGGAATTTAAGTGCATTCGCCCAAGACGTATTCCATAGCTTTAAGTTCAATTTGGAAGAGGTGGAGACTGCCACTCAGTATTTCTCCGAGGTTAATCTATTGGGGAAGAGTAAATTCTCTGCAACCTATAAAGGAATTTTACGAGATGGGACTATTGTCGCTGTTAAGTGCATTGGAAAAACTTGCTGCAAGACTGAGGAAACAGAGTTTTTGAAGGGATTGAACATGTTAACCTCATTGAGGCACGAAAATTTAGTGAAAATGAGGGGATTTTGTTGTTCAAGGGGCCGTGGAGAGTGCTTTCTCATTTATGAATATGTTCCAAATGGAAGTTTGCTTCGATATCTTGACATCAAGGAGGGGGACAGCAATGTTCTTGAATGGTCTACTAGAGTTTCTATAGTGAAAGGCATTGCTAAAG GTCTATCTTATTTACATGGATACAAGCCAAACAAACCTGCTCTTGTTCACCAAAACATTTCAGCTGAAAAGGTGCTGATAGACCAGCGATTCAACCCCTTGCTTTCAAATTCCGGCCTGCACAAGCTTCTAACCAATGATGTAGTCTTCTCAGCACTCAAGGCCAGCGCTGCTATGGGCTACCTAGCTCCAGAGTACACTACTACCGGACGGTTTACAGAGAAAAGTGATGTTTATGCATTTGGGGTGCTGGTTTTCCAAATCCTATCAGGGAAACTGAAAGTAACTAACGTCATGCGTCTTGGTGCTGAATCGGGTAGATTTGAAGACTATATTGACCAAAACCTCAATGGTAGGTTTTTCGAGTATGAAGCGTCCAAGCTTGGGAAGACTGCTTTGCTTTGCACTCATGAATCTCCTATTGAGCGACCGTCTATGGGGGAAGTTGTTCAAGAGTTAAGTAATTGCAGTAGCTGTGTCTGA
- the LOC126803314 gene encoding uncharacterized protein LOC126803314 — MACWSAENATKAYLKSLKLGQKANEPDVVEFVSALAAGNNAQLMVVVCSGAADYTTLALVAAAQQTGGRVVCILPGNEELRMSEKVLGIKNMCHIDFVIGDAQNLVSNYYKEADFVLIDCKLENHEGILRAVVQMGKKQNGAVVVGTNAFCGSWRSGGARTQLLPIGGGLLVTRIAASTIERRKSQWVVKVDKCTGEEHVFRVRSPQGKWIQA, encoded by the exons ATGGCTTGCTGGTCTGCTGAGAATGCCACAAAGGCCTACCTCAAATCCTTGAAACTG GGCCAAAAGGCAAATGAGCCGGATGTGGTTGAGTTCGTTTCAGCACTAGCTGCAGGCAACAATGCACAGCTAATGGTTGTGGTGTGCTCTGGTGCAGCTGACTACACCACACTAGCCCTGGTTGCGGCGGCACAGCAAACCGGAGGGCGTGTGGTGTGCATTCTCCCTGGCAATGAAGAGCTGCGTATGTCTGAGAAAGTTCTTGGCATAAAAAATATGTGTCACATTGATTTTGTGATTGGGGATGCTCAAAATCTTGTGTCGAACTATTACAAGGAGGCTGATTTTGTGCTGATTGATTGTAAGCTTGAGAACCATGAGGGGATTCTTAGGGCGGTGGTGCAAATGGGGAAGAAGCAAAATGGGGCAGTTGTTGTGGGGACTAATGCCTTCTGCGGGTCGTGGCGGTCCGGTGGGGCGAGAACTCAGTTGTTGCCTATAGGGGGAGGATTGTTAGTGACAAGAATTGCAGCTAGTACTATTGAAAGGAGGAAGTCTCAATGGGTTGTGAAAGTTGACAAATGCACAGGTGAAGAGCATGTTTTCAGGGTCAGGTCTCCACAAGGGAAATGGATTCAAGCATAG
- the LOC126803815 gene encoding zinc finger BED domain-containing protein RICESLEEPER 2-like, translating into MSVNDESQNLSMNEEVGVSLPSSNEVRGMAARKKRARTSVVWTTFEDFDEGPDQGRRAKCKKCGTILKCDSGTGTGSMLRHHNKCSISDVVSPQSSTRSDSFSIDRFRELVIEAIVRHDLPFNFVEYEGIRDVFQYISPQLTLPSRNTVKAHVLKTYDSEKVKLKNLLSSAKGRISLTADLWTSVVTDGYLTITAHFVNSEWRLEKRIINFCHMPPPHNGVALADKVFTLIGEWGIEEKLFSITLDNATANDSFVEKLKMRLNFIGLLLVDGKFFHVRCCAHILNLIVQDGLKEIHPSVTKIREGIKYIKGSEVRKQRFLQYVSQVDLGGSRRGLRQDMPTRWNSTYLMLDGALYYRSALMNLAVSDSSFKWCPSDEEWDKIEKINKFLGEFYEVTVLFSGTKYPTSNLFFPKVLVVQHSIQEAIASEDSFLSRMGKEMDLKFKKYWSDYSLILGIAVVMDPRFKMEFVEWAYEKLYGRESSQLKVFTDTLSSLFGAYKETSTHQSSSYHIHESSSQIQGKPCILQEFDARYKSGQNSSLKTELNKYLDEMARDVLTIPVSTVASESAFSIGGRVLDEYRSSLLPETVQALLCTRDWIFGKKKEKKMVEVDDFSEDILGLRMHDRIEEEESFT; encoded by the exons ATGAGTGTGAATGATGAGTCTCAGAATCTGTCCATGAATGAAGAAGTAGGAGTTAGTTTACCAAGCAGTAATGAAGTGCGAGGTATGGCAGCTAGGAAGAAGAGGGCAAGGACATCTGTGGTTTGGACAACGTTTGAGGATTTTGATGAGGGTCCCGATCAAGGGAGACGTGCCAAATGCAAAAAGTGCGGAACTATACTCAAATGTGACTCAGGAACAGGTACGGGTAGCATGTTGCGTCACCATAATAAATGTAGTATTAGTGATGTTGTCTCACCACAGTCTTCCACACGTTCTGATTCGTTTAGTATTGATAGATTCAGAGAGTTGGTGATTGAGGCAATTGTTAGACATGATTTGCCATTCAATTTTGTTGAGTATGAGGGCATTAGAGATGTGTTTCAATATATATCTCCTCAACTTACACTCCCTAGTAGAAACACTGTTAAGGCTCATGTCTTGAAGACGTATGATAGTGAAAAAGTGAAGCTTAAGAATTTGTTGAGTTCAGCTAAAGGAAGAATTAGTTTGACTGCTGATTTGTGGACCTCTGTAGTTACTGATGGGTATTTAACTATTACTGCACACTTTGTGAATTCAGAATGGAGATTagaaaaaagaattattaatttttgtcATATGCCTCCTCCTCACAATGGTGTTGCATTAGCTGATAAGGTATTTACCTTGATTGGAGAGTGGGGAATTGAAGAGAAGTTGTTTTCAATTACCTTAGATAATGCAACAGCCAATGACTCTTTTGTTGAGAAGCTAAAGATGAGGTTGAATTTCATAGGCTTGCTTTTAGTAGATGGCAAATTTTTTCATGTCAGATGTTGTGCACAcatcttgaatttgatagttcaAGATGGACTGAAAGAGATTCACCCATCTGTCACAAAGATACGAGAAGGCATCAAGTATATAAAGGGTTCAGAAGTTAGAAAACAAAGGTTTCTACAATATGTTTCACAAGTTGATTTGGGAGGAAGCAGAAGGGGATTGAGACAAGATATGCCAACAAGGTGGAATTCAACCTATTTGATGCTTGATGGTGCTCTCTACTATCGTAGTGCATTGATGAACTTGGCAGTAAGTGACAGTTCTTTCAAGTGGTGTCCTTCAGATGAGGAGTGGGACAAGATTGAGAAGATAAATAAGTTTCTAGGGGAATTTTATGAAGTAACAGTGTTGTTTTCTGGAACAAAGTACCCTACATCAAACTTATTTTTCCCGAAGGTGTTAGTTGTTCAGCACAGTATACAAGAAGCCATTGCAAGTGAAGATTCTTTTCTAAGCCGGATGGGAAAAGAGATGGATTTGAAGTTTAAGAAATATTGGTCAGATTATAGCCTGATTTTGGGGATTGCAGTGGTGATGGATCCTCGGTTTAAGATGGAGTTTGTTGAATGGGCTTATGAAAAGCTCTATGGTCGAGAATCTTCACAATTGAAGGTTTTTACTGACACTCTATCTTCTTTGTTTGGTGCCTACAAAGAAACCTCCACTCACCAAAGTTCTAGTTACCATATTCATGAGAGCTCGTCTCAAATACAAGGGAAGCCTTGTATACTTCAG GAATTTGATGCCCGTTACAAGAGCGGTCAGAATTCGAGTTTGAAGACTGAACTGAACAAGTATTTGGATGAA ATGGCTCGTGATGTGTTGACTATTCCTGTCTCCACTGTTGCATCTGAGTCGGCTTTTAGCATTGGTGGTCGAGTTCTAGATGAGTATCGGAGCTCTTTGTTGCCTGAGACAGTACAAGCTTTGTTATGTACTCGGGATTGGATTTTCGGGAAGAAGAAAg AAAAGAAGATGGTTGAGGTGGACGATTTTTCCGAAGACATATTGGGTTTGAGAATGCATGATCGaatagaggaagaagagagctTCACTTGA
- the LOC126802295 gene encoding hypersensitive-induced response protein 4, with amino-acid sequence MGNSCCCLCACIDQASIGVIERWGRFQHLAEPGFHFLNPCDGQWVAGILSTRIQSLDVKIETKTKDNVFVHLVCCIQYRVVKQHADDAFYELQNPKEQIQAYVFDVVRALVPRMTLDEVFEQKGEVAKSVMEELGKVMKEYGYSIEHMLMVDIIPDASVRKAMNEINAAQRLQLANVYKGEAEKVLLVKRAEADAEAKYLGGVGVARQRQAITDGLRENILNFSHKVEGTSSKEVMDLIMVTQYFDTIKDLGNNSKNTTVFLPHGPGHIRDISDQIRNGLLEASSAKLNVD; translated from the exons ATGGGAAACTCTTGCTGCTGCTTATGCGCGTGCATCGACCAAGCCAGCATCGGCGTCATCGAGAGGTGGGGCCGCTTCCAGCACCTCGCCGAGCCCGGCTTCCACTTCCTCAACCCCTGCGACGGTCAATGGGTCGCCGGAATCCTCTCCACCAGAATCCAATCCCTCGACGTCAAAATCGAGACCAAGACCAAG GATAATGTGTTTGTGCACCTGGTGTGCTGCATTCAGTACCGGGTGGTGAAGCAGCACGCTGATGATGCTTTTTACGAGCTGCAAAACCCGAAGGAGCAGATTCAGGCTTATGTGTTTGATG TTGTTAGGGCTCTGGTGCCGAGAATGACATTGGATGAAGTGTTTGAACAGAAGGGTGAGGTTGCTAAATCTGTGATGGAGGAACTCGGGAAG GTTATGAAAGAGTATGGATACAGTATCGAGCACATGCTGATGGTAGACATCATTCCAGATGCTTCTGTACGCAAGGCGATGAATGAAATCAATGCAG CTCAAAGGCTCCAGCTTGCTAATGTGTACAAAGGGGAGGCCGAGAAGGTGCTTCTGGTCAAAAGGGCAGAAGCTGATGCTGAGGCTAAGTACCTTGGAGGAGTTGGTGTTGCCAGGCAGAGGCAGGCAATCACGGATGGCTTGAGGGAGAACATCTTAAATTTCTCACACAAGGTGGAAGGCACATCATCAAAGGAGGTGATGGATCTTATCATGGTCACACAGTACTTTGATACAATCAAAGACCTGGGAAACAATTCAAAGAACACCACAGTCTTCTTACCTCATGGTCCTGGCCACATCAGAGATATCAGTGATCAGATACGCAATGGGCTCTTGGAGGCATCCAGCGCCAAACTCAATGTTGACTAA
- the LOC126804111 gene encoding uncharacterized protein LOC126804111 produces MADPSSDPPPLSPDEAAGRALTKRYEGLVTVRTKAIKGKGAWYWAHLEPVLVRNTNTNLPKAVKLKCLLCDAVFSASNPSRTASEHLKRGTCPNFTSVLRPNSSASLSPQPISSLPSPSSHNHRKRMGTLLSPISQVTQVHSLAMIGAPGFCGELYSHDPNPNNPDPVGLSHHQQQHQHHLVLSGGKDDLGALAMLENSVKKLKSPKPSSAGVSLTKEQVDSALELFSEWFYESCGSVSFSSLEHPKFKAFLGQVGLPAVLQRELSGSRLDVKYSVAKAECEARIRDAMFFQLASDGWESSSFCGGEESMVKFMVNLPNGSSLFQKVVFTGGSVSSKYAEEVMWDAVSGVCGSGVQRCVGIVADKYKAKALRNLESQHHWMVNVSCQLQGFVSLIKDFSKEFKLFMVVSDNCLKVANFVNTTTEVRRIFQKYKMQVLGYAGLLSVSSSKCDNLKNYAAVYAMLEDVLTCSGILKMVVLDDCYKVAFAEDPIALEVAGMIQNEGFWNELIAVYELMKLIRVMTQEIEAERPLIGQCLPLWEDLRTKVKEWCAKFNIDERPVEQIVEKRFAKNYHPAWSAAFILDPQYLMRDTSGKYLPPFKCLTHEQEKDVDKLITRLVSREEAHVALMELMKWRTEGMDPLYAQAVQVKQQDPVTGKMKIANPQSSRLVWETCLSKLSILGKVAVRLIFLHATSFGLKCNWSFMKWICVHRHSKLGLERAEKMIFIAAHAKLERRDLSNDEEREAELFATASGDDDMLNEALSDANTV; encoded by the coding sequence ATGGCCGACCCTTCTTCCGACCCACCACCTCTCTCGCCGGACGAGGCCGCCGGCCGAGCTCTGACCAAACGCTACGAGGGACTTGTGACTGTTCGGACCAAAGCCATAAAGGGCAAAGGAGCTTGGTACTGGGCTCACTTGGAGCCTGTTCTGGTTCGGAACACAAACACTAACCTCCCCAAAGCTGTCAAGCTCAAGTGTCTTTTATGCGACGCGGTTTTCTCGGCGTCAAACCCGTCCAGAACAGCCTCCGAGCATCTCAAGCGCGGCACGTGTCCTAATTTCACCTCGGTGTTGCGGCCGAATTCGTCGGCGTCGCTCTCGCCGCAGCCCATTTCGTCTCTGCCGTCGCCGTCGTCCCACAATCACCGGAAAAGAATGGGTACTCTTCTCTCTCCTATATCTCAAGTAACTCAAGTACATTCCTTGGCCATGATCGGGGCTCCCGGATTTTGCGGCGAGCTTTACTCACATGACCCGAACCCGAACAACCCGGACCCGGTCGGGTTGAGTCATCATCAGCAGCAGCATCAGCACCATTTGGTTCTGTCTGGTGGGAAAGATGACTTGGGTGCTTTGGCAATGTTGGAGAATAGTGTCAAGAAGCTCAAGAGCCCCAAGCCTTCTTCTGCTGGTGTGTCCCTCACAAAGGAGCAGGTGGATTCTGCTCTTGAGTTGTTCTCTGAGTGGTTCTATGAGTCTTGTGGGTCTGTGTCGTTTTCGAGCCTCGAGCATCCCAAGTTCAAGGCCTTCCTTGGCCAGGTGGGCTTGCCTGCAGTGCTGCAGAGGGAGCTTTCGGGTTCACGGCTTGATGTCAAGTATAGTGTGGCCAAAGCCGAGTGTGAAGCTAGGATAAGGGATGCAATGTTCTTTCAGCTGGCTTCTGATGGCTGGGAGAGTAGTAGTTTTTGTGGCGGGGAGGAGAGTATGGTTAAGTTTATGGTTAATCTGCCGAATGGGAGTAGTCTTTTTCAGAAAGTTGTGTTTACTGGAGGGTCTGTTTCGTCGAAATATGCTGAGGAGGTAATGTGGGATGCGGTTAGTGGTGTGTGTGGGAGTGGAGTGCAGCGTTGCGTGGGGATTGTGGCTGACAAGTATAAAGCCAAGGCATTGAGGAACTTAGAGAGTCAGCATCATTGGATGGTGAATGTTTCCTGTCAGCTACAGGGGTTTGTTTCCTTAATTAAGGATTTTAGCAAAGAGTTTAAGTTGTTTATGGTTGTTTCTGATAATTGCTTAAAGGTTGCGAATTTTGTGAATACCACCACGGAGGTTAGGCGGATTTTCCAGAAGTACAAGATGCAGGTGCTTGGGTATGCAGGGTTGCTCTCAGTTTCTTCTTCCAAATGCGATAATTTGAAGAATTATGCGGCTGTTTATGCAATGCTGGAGGATGTGTTGACATGTTCTGGCATACTTAAAATGGTAGTGTTGGATGATTGCTATAAGGTGGCATTTGCGGAGGACCCAATTGCTTTGGAAGTCGCAGGGATGATCCAAAACGAAGGATTCTGGAATGAACTAATTGCAGTCTATGAACTTATGAAGCTGATAAGAGTGATGACTCAGGAGATTGAAGCTGAGAGGCCATTAATTGGGCAATGCCTGCCCCTATGGGAGGACTTGCGAACAAAAGTGAAGGAGTGGTGTGCCAAGTTTAACATTGATGAAAGACCTGTTGAACAAATAGTCGAAAAACGGTTTGCAAAGAATTACCACCCAGCATGGTCAGCTGCATTTATACTTGATCCACAATATCTGATGAGGGACACTAGTGGAAAGTACCTTCCACCGTTCAAGTGCTTGACGCATGAGCAGGAGAAGGATGTAGATAAGCTCATTACCAGATTGGTATCCAGGGAAGAAGCGCATGTCGCATTAATGGAACTGATGAAATGGAGGACAGAAGGAATGGATCCGCTTTATGCTCAGGCAGTTCAGGTTAAACAGCAAGATCCTGTGActggaaaaatgaaaattgcaAACCCGCAGAGCAGTAGACTTGTGTGGGAAACTTGTCTCAGCAAATTAAGCATACTGGGTAAGGTTGCGGTGAgactcatcttcctccatgcAACCTCATTTGGATTGAAATGCAATTGGTCTTTCATGAAATGGATTTGTGTACATAGGCACTCAAAATTAGGCCTAGAAAGGGCAGAGAAGATGATATTCATTGCAGCTCATGCAAAGCTTGAAAGAAGGGATCTCTCTAACGACGAAGAAAGGGAAGCAGAGCTGTTTGCGACTGCAAGTGGTGATGATGACATGCTCAATGAGGCCCTTTCCGATGCAAACACAGTGTaa
- the LOC126804133 gene encoding peptidyl-prolyl cis-trans isomerase FKBP53 yields the protein MVGFWGIEVKPGKQYPIEFPEEEDARLRITQATLGLGDSKGRSIVQCSVGDKSPVFLCSLLPKRNESCPLNLEFENDEEPVTFSVIGKQSVHLSGFFETYAEEEGEPVGQGYESDSYEEESSESGSENSLDDGCDDNEVDDSDLDMDQPSRATKSGVIIEQIEDEEKPTGKGQSKPLLVGTQSNGPEENTKDAGVPVLESEDEDGFPISTKNKTKSVKSDIDTKKDKGTNNKERKAKDGEFAAGLKRKVEDLDKDHQERQKKSKKKQSTGEKEKQPEVLNDKDEHGKLLANEKSPDIKMDSVPTENPTEEKKKKKKNKKKSQETEEKTNADQTDANMGNTKAKPSNVRTYPNGLIIEDVAMGRPDGKRADPGKKVSVRYIGKLKNGKQFDANVKGPPFKFTLGVGQVISGWDVGVKGMRVGDKRRLTVPPSMGYGHKGAPPQIPPNAWLVFDVELVAVN from the exons ATGGTCGGCTTTTGGG GAATTGAAGTAAAACCAGGGAAACAGTACCCTATTGAATTTCCAGAAGAGGAGGATGCAAGGCTTAGAATTACTCAG GCGACTTTAGGCCTTGGTGATTCAAAGGGGAGGAGCATAGTTCAGTGCTCCGTTGGAGATAAGAGTCCTGTCTTTTTGTGTTCTTTGTTACCTAAGAGGAATGAATCGTGTCCCTTGAATCTTGAGTTTGAGAATGATGAGGAGCCGGTGACCTTTTCAGTGATTGGCAAGCAAAGCGTCCATCTCTCTGGTTTCTTTGAGACCTATGctgaagaagaaggtgaacCTGTTGGACAAGGATATGAGTC TGATTCGTATGAGGAGGAGAGTAGCGAGTCTGGGTCGGAGAATTCTTTAGATGATGGTTGTGATGACAATGAGGTCGATGATAGTGATCTTGACATGGACCAGCCTTCACGTGCTACCAAAAGTGGAG TTATAATTGAGCAGATAGAGGATGAGGAGAAGCCTACTGGAAAGGGTCAGTCTAAACCTCTACTTGTAGGCACTCAATCAAATGGCCCTGAGGAGAATACAAAAGATGCTGGTGTTCCTGTCTTGGAgagtgaagatgaagatggctTTCCAATAtccaccaaaaacaaaacaaaatctgTTAAATCAGACATAGACACCAAAAAAGATAAAGGAACTAATAACAAGGAGAGAAAAGCAAAAGATGGTGAGTTTGCTGCAGGATTAAAAAGGAAGGTTGAAGATCTTGACAAAGATCATCAAGAAAG GCAAAAGAAAAGTAAGAAAAAGCAAAGTACTGGTGAAAAGGAGAAGCAACCTGAGGTCTTGAACGACAAAGATGAGCATGGAAAACTGcttgcaaatgagaa GAGCCCCGACATCAAAATGGATTCTGTTCCTACTGAGAATCCCACagaggagaaaaagaagaagaagaagaacaagaagaaatcCCAGGAAACTGAAGAAAAAACTAATGCTGATCAAACTGATGCTAACATGGGAAACACTAAGGCCAAGCCATCTAATGTGAGAACCTATCCAAATGGATTAATTATTGAGGATGTAGCTATGGGTCGACCGGATGGCAAAAGAGCTGATCCAGGAAAGAAG GTCAGTGTTCGCTACATTGGCAAGCTAAAGAATGGGAAACAATTTGACGCAAATGTAAAAGGACCACCATTCAAATTCACATTAG GTGTAGGACAAGTTATCTCAGGATGGGACGTTGGGGTTAAAG GTATGCGTGTTGGGGATAAAAGAAGACTTACTGTTCCACCATCAATGGG TTATGGACACAAAGGTGCTCCCCCTCAAATACCACCAAATGCATGGCTCGTGTTTGATGTCGAGTTGGTTGCTGTTAATTGA